In Pleurocapsa sp. PCC 7319, the following are encoded in one genomic region:
- a CDS encoding COP23 domain-containing protein, producing MKSINLSLGSLLVAGIIAAATTAAHGESNLLSSEKTFFCQTNNKISSTLAKTSDGEILPIFNWKQEALPSETDLQQTCNDVSQRLENYFVSHGDLSSLTFKPTQLENLPVICLAGENNECNFLLLALDPNEKPLKTANEVLESILNPQLQANKKMSYERGVQSIYYSVDLLQLLGLKI from the coding sequence ATGAAAAGCATAAATTTATCTTTAGGATCTCTGTTAGTAGCTGGCATAATTGCTGCTGCCACTACCGCTGCTCATGGCGAATCTAACCTGTTATCGTCAGAGAAAACCTTTTTTTGCCAAACTAATAATAAGATCTCTTCTACCTTAGCCAAAACCAGTGATGGTGAGATTTTACCTATATTTAACTGGAAGCAAGAAGCTTTGCCCAGCGAGACTGATCTCCAGCAAACCTGCAATGATGTATCCCAAAGACTAGAAAATTATTTTGTTTCACATGGCGATTTGTCTAGTCTGACTTTCAAACCGACACAACTAGAAAATCTTCCCGTTATTTGTTTGGCTGGGGAAAACAATGAGTGTAATTTTCTTTTACTGGCTCTAGATCCTAATGAAAAACCTCTCAAAACCGCGAATGAAGTTCTAGAATCAATTCTCAACCCTCAACTCCAAGCTAATAAAAAGATGTCTTACGAGCGAGGGGTACAATCGATTTACTATTCAGTTGACTTATTGCAACTTCTAGGACTCAAAATTTAA
- a CDS encoding cyclic nucleotide-binding domain-containing protein encodes MISQFGRLPQLLLLAVTVLTYNVMAMASANSLFVSHVGAGELPIAFILIGLCSLPAYGAFSQVADRYSRPQIFRYVLLISIVMMLGLRLLISLDLAWIYYALLITIFFQWDFNNNILYPGLLTDYFTTLEYKQYAPYIGMAQAVGTLLGGGLTILLSRYFPSRELLLALPLFMAIAFGQLIYLEKSQRRLQTPTKESDISIVESLRTLPDLCRRYPLVLFLATSTYLLVIIYITSEFLWFNIYGQYFNESKLTAFLGLMRMIISLIQVVFLYGITRPLLKWVGVARLNAVYPVTTLLSLGGLLLNFNLASAIGLHINGDALYKSINLPIHQLNYNGIPHQFVGRIRALSDGLIYSLGLTLAGVVLWVCHFYLSLVQITWLAAALTLILLLVRLPMGRFYAQSLEEMIRSDTINLDDFSDEGTPLPPQSGKVIREFLADSDRYTQIKGLELAANVGNPSQFFPEIKVLLPDADNLLRQEILKLFSSDRDEVTLQKFAHLLTDNHPTVRATALEVLIANQYTFESSQLEVLIDDSDEEVKILGLIAAFQCTNSEDLDLNVAEQFWQSELSDTIAKAISRVVRYSRNPEFITLIEYLLPRSSPVAKQEALAALASLALPQDHNLAKLARSEIGHFEPSVRIAAYKLLEITHSAEMLDVVATGLKDHHPRVRQQVASTLAAFGKDGLKIAKTNLAADNPDVVNTAIATIGKIRSKRANEILFTHLTPEFQQLALTRKWQQQIPAQDPSWKLLAVAIEDYQQRLLQKVLYILSCLGYSRTVNLVQRILATSDRRDLANAVEVLSSINHRRFIQPLIPLLEQAVAEQPPNQIESSPQWLRNKGYKLLLEALESSDRWIKTGASIALAVIPTALLKDPDPIVQSVAQEIFPAAAQLTSPVSTSMNRLLLLRNVALFKNLSLDELFPIDQALEQRQVMAGETIYSEGSWGWHLYIIAEGRIQIVKEVDGEQQEIKQLSTGQYFGEIALFDEAPRWDGAIALEDSVLLGLEKKRFISLISQRPHIILEICRFLSKRLRETDKYMSAKKMRSS; translated from the coding sequence ATGATTAGTCAATTTGGTCGCTTGCCTCAACTCTTACTGTTAGCCGTAACAGTATTGACTTATAACGTCATGGCTATGGCGAGTGCTAATTCTCTTTTTGTCAGTCATGTTGGGGCTGGAGAACTGCCGATCGCGTTTATTTTGATTGGCTTATGTTCTCTTCCTGCTTATGGTGCTTTTTCTCAGGTTGCCGATCGCTATAGTCGTCCCCAGATATTTCGCTATGTGTTGTTAATCTCAATTGTTATGATGTTGGGATTAAGGCTGTTGATTAGTCTGGATCTGGCTTGGATTTATTATGCTCTTTTAATCACGATTTTTTTTCAGTGGGATTTTAATAATAATATTCTTTATCCTGGACTCCTAACGGATTATTTTACTACCCTGGAATATAAGCAATATGCTCCCTATATTGGGATGGCTCAGGCAGTAGGTACTCTCTTGGGTGGTGGTTTGACTATTTTGCTCTCCCGTTACTTTCCCAGTCGGGAATTACTATTGGCTTTGCCATTATTTATGGCGATCGCTTTTGGACAATTAATATATTTAGAAAAATCTCAACGTCGTCTCCAAACTCCTACCAAGGAATCAGACATCAGTATCGTCGAATCTTTAAGAACATTACCCGATCTGTGCCGACGTTATCCTTTAGTGTTATTTTTGGCTACTAGCACTTATTTACTCGTAATTATTTATATAACTTCCGAATTTCTTTGGTTCAATATTTATGGACAATACTTCAATGAATCAAAATTAACCGCATTTTTGGGATTAATGCGGATGATTATTTCCCTCATCCAAGTGGTATTCCTGTACGGTATTACTCGTCCCTTACTTAAATGGGTAGGTGTAGCTCGGTTAAATGCAGTGTATCCAGTTACTACTCTCTTGAGCCTTGGAGGTTTGCTGCTTAATTTTAATTTAGCTTCAGCGATTGGACTACATATCAATGGAGATGCACTCTATAAATCAATTAATCTTCCCATACATCAGCTAAACTACAACGGCATTCCCCATCAGTTTGTCGGCAGAATTCGGGCATTGAGCGATGGTTTGATTTATTCTCTGGGGTTAACTTTAGCTGGAGTAGTTTTGTGGGTCTGTCATTTTTATTTGAGCTTGGTGCAAATAACTTGGTTGGCAGCTGCCTTGACCCTAATTTTATTACTAGTGCGTTTACCAATGGGTCGGTTCTATGCCCAGAGTCTGGAGGAAATGATTCGCTCTGATACAATTAATTTAGATGATTTTAGCGATGAAGGAACTCCATTACCACCTCAGTCAGGCAAGGTAATTCGGGAATTTCTGGCAGATAGCGATCGCTACACTCAAATTAAGGGATTGGAATTAGCTGCCAATGTCGGGAATCCGAGTCAGTTTTTTCCTGAGATCAAAGTTTTATTACCTGATGCTGATAATTTGCTACGTCAAGAAATACTCAAGCTGTTTAGCAGCGATCGCGATGAAGTAACACTACAAAAGTTTGCCCATTTATTGACTGATAATCATCCTACTGTAAGAGCAACTGCTCTAGAGGTTTTGATTGCTAACCAATATACTTTTGAATCATCACAGCTAGAAGTGTTAATTGACGACAGTGATGAGGAAGTAAAAATATTAGGCTTAATTGCCGCGTTTCAATGTACCAATTCCGAAGATCTAGACCTCAATGTTGCCGAGCAATTTTGGCAGTCGGAATTATCTGACACTATTGCCAAAGCAATTTCTAGAGTTGTTCGTTATAGCCGAAATCCCGAATTTATTACCCTGATTGAATATTTACTACCTCGATCCAGTCCAGTAGCTAAGCAGGAAGCATTAGCAGCTCTGGCTAGCTTAGCTTTACCTCAAGACCATAATTTGGCAAAATTGGCTCGATCTGAAATTGGTCATTTTGAACCTTCAGTCAGAATTGCGGCATATAAGTTATTGGAAATTACTCATTCTGCCGAAATGTTAGATGTTGTTGCTACTGGATTAAAAGATCATCATCCACGAGTTCGTCAACAGGTAGCCAGCACTTTGGCGGCATTTGGCAAAGATGGTTTAAAGATCGCCAAAACTAACCTGGCGGCTGATAATCCTGATGTGGTTAACACGGCGATCGCTACTATTGGTAAAATTAGAAGCAAACGCGCTAACGAAATCTTATTCACCCACCTGACTCCAGAGTTTCAGCAATTAGCTCTAACTCGCAAGTGGCAACAGCAAATACCCGCTCAAGATCCTAGCTGGAAATTACTGGCGGTAGCTATTGAAGATTATCAGCAACGTCTACTGCAAAAGGTTTTGTATATCCTCTCCTGTTTAGGGTATTCCCGCACGGTTAATTTAGTACAGCGTATTTTGGCAACCAGCGATCGTCGTGATTTAGCTAACGCGGTGGAAGTCTTGTCTTCGATCAATCACCGTCGTTTTATTCAACCTTTGATACCTTTATTGGAACAAGCTGTAGCGGAACAACCTCCAAATCAAATCGAGTCTTCTCCCCAATGGTTAAGAAATAAAGGCTATAAATTACTACTGGAAGCTTTAGAGTCGAGCGATCGCTGGATTAAAACTGGGGCATCGATAGCTTTAGCAGTTATCCCCACCGCCCTACTCAAAGACCCCGATCCGATCGTACAATCAGTGGCACAGGAAATTTTTCCTGCCGCTGCTCAGCTTACTTCTCCTGTTAGCACTTCTATGAATCGATTACTCTTACTGCGAAACGTCGCCCTGTTTAAAAATCTCTCTCTAGATGAGCTGTTTCCCATCGATCAAGCTTTGGAACAAAGACAAGTCATGGCAGGAGAAACTATCTACTCTGAGGGAAGTTGGGGCTGGCATTTGTATATTATTGCTGAGGGAAGAATACAAATTGTTAAAGAGGTTGATGGTGAGCAGCAGGAAATTAAACAATTATCTACAGGACAATATTTTGGTGAAATCGCTCTTTTTGATGAGGCTCCCCGTTGGGATGGAGCGATCGCTCTAGAAGATTCTGTCTTACTAGGCTTGGAAAAGAAACGCTTTATTAGTCTGATTTCTCAACGCCCCCACATTATTTTAGAAATTTGTCGCTTTTTGAGCAAAAGGTTACGGGAAACTGACAAGTATATGTCTGCAAAGAAAATGCGATCGTCTTAA
- a CDS encoding D-glycerate dehydrogenase, whose amino-acid sequence MSPANLARVFITRRLPQVDELEQLRQIAVVETWSERQPPTYSVLLEKVKSIDGLLCLLTDSIDRQLLEIAPSLKVISQMAVGYDNIDIPAATARGVPVGNTPGVLTNATADLTWALLMAAARRIVEAQSFVRGGQWLTWEPTLLLGADLSGSTLGIVGLGRIGQAVARRARGFDMKILYYSRHRLEPSLEESLGVEYAELKTLLSESDFISLHTALSAETYHLIGDRQFQLMKSSAILINTARGSIVDSQALYQALSTNQIAGAALDVTDPEPIPMDSPLLKLDNVIITPHIGSASYQTRAKMAQMAINNLIAGLEGKRLPHCVNDELYR is encoded by the coding sequence ATGTCACCAGCTAATCTAGCCCGAGTATTTATTACTCGCCGTTTACCCCAAGTTGATGAATTAGAACAATTACGCCAGATAGCAGTAGTAGAAACTTGGTCGGAAAGACAACCACCAACTTACTCAGTGTTACTGGAAAAAGTTAAGTCTATAGATGGTTTACTGTGTTTGCTTACCGATTCGATTGATCGGCAACTGCTTGAAATTGCACCATCTTTGAAAGTTATCAGTCAAATGGCAGTTGGCTACGATAATATCGATATCCCTGCGGCTACCGCTAGGGGGGTTCCTGTAGGTAATACACCTGGAGTTCTCACTAATGCCACTGCCGATCTGACTTGGGCATTATTAATGGCAGCAGCACGTCGAATAGTAGAAGCTCAAAGTTTTGTTAGAGGTGGTCAATGGTTGACTTGGGAGCCAACTTTATTACTCGGAGCCGATTTAAGTGGTTCTACCCTTGGTATTGTTGGCTTGGGACGAATTGGTCAAGCCGTTGCCCGTCGCGCCAGAGGATTTGACATGAAAATTCTCTATTACAGCAGACACCGCTTAGAACCTTCATTGGAAGAATCATTGGGTGTAGAGTATGCAGAATTGAAGACTTTATTGTCAGAGTCTGATTTTATTTCCCTACACACTGCTTTATCAGCAGAAACTTATCATCTAATTGGCGATCGCCAGTTTCAATTGATGAAATCTTCTGCCATTTTGATTAATACAGCTAGGGGTTCAATCGTAGACTCCCAAGCTCTATATCAAGCTCTAAGTACGAATCAGATTGCTGGTGCTGCCTTAGATGTTACCGATCCCGAACCAATTCCGATGGATAGTCCCCTCTTAAAATTAGATAATGTGATTATTACTCCCCATATTGGCAGTGCCAGCTATCAAACCAGAGCTAAAATGGCGCAAATGGCTATCAATAATTTAATTGCGGGATTAGAAGGTAAAAGATTGCCCCATTGCGTTAACGATGAATTGTATCGTTAA
- a CDS encoding MFS transporter, with the protein MSTPQPSSESENASLSVSKSQFNFWQLWNMNFGFLGIQFGWGLQMANMSAIFEHLGASAAQLPILWIAAPLTGLLVQPIVGNLSDYTWNSLGRRRPYFLVGAILASIALVAMPNCSNLWLAAGLLWILDTSANVSMVPFRAFVGDLLPKKQRTKGFAMQSIMLGLGAVSASALPWVLSQVFHVSNISGSLGKIPLTVEISFYIGSLLFLGTVLWTIVTTPEYPPPNLAKFERLRAKRGGITSSLRETWQTLGQMPGKMQQLARVQFFTWLGIFCFLLYFPPAVAWNIFGATSQNSILYSEGVEWAGICFAVYNAVCIGFSFVLPRIAQRLGRPVTHSLCLLCGGISLISLLIITNQYLLLLAMVGLGIAWSSALIMPYAMLSGSIPPQRQGIYQGIFNFFVVLPEITVSLGFGWVMQHFLHENRLLAVVIGGVFLVIAAGLTLLVQSSPVDNLTIEMKNLETQEERASKLAESNAANEQKTS; encoded by the coding sequence ATGTCAACTCCTCAACCATCTAGTGAATCAGAAAATGCATCACTTTCAGTTTCCAAGTCCCAATTTAATTTTTGGCAACTATGGAATATGAACTTCGGTTTTTTAGGAATTCAATTTGGCTGGGGACTACAGATGGCCAATATGAGTGCTATTTTTGAGCATTTAGGCGCCAGCGCAGCTCAATTACCGATTCTTTGGATTGCTGCTCCTTTAACCGGTTTGTTGGTTCAACCTATTGTCGGTAATTTAAGTGACTATACTTGGAATTCTTTGGGCCGAAGGCGACCATATTTTTTAGTAGGGGCAATTCTAGCTTCTATAGCCTTAGTAGCAATGCCTAATTGCTCTAATCTTTGGCTGGCAGCAGGATTATTATGGATTTTAGATACGAGTGCGAACGTGAGTATGGTGCCGTTTCGAGCTTTTGTCGGCGATTTGTTACCCAAAAAGCAAAGAACGAAAGGTTTTGCGATGCAGAGTATTATGCTGGGCTTGGGAGCGGTTTCGGCATCAGCTCTGCCTTGGGTATTAAGTCAAGTTTTTCATGTTAGTAATATTAGTGGTAGTTTGGGGAAAATCCCTCTCACAGTAGAAATTTCGTTTTACATTGGGAGTCTACTATTTTTGGGTACTGTATTGTGGACAATTGTAACTACTCCTGAGTATCCACCGCCAAATTTAGCTAAGTTTGAGCGTTTAAGAGCCAAAAGAGGCGGTATTACCAGTAGTCTACGAGAAACTTGGCAGACTTTAGGACAAATGCCAGGGAAGATGCAGCAATTAGCGAGGGTACAGTTTTTTACTTGGTTGGGTATATTTTGTTTTTTGCTTTATTTTCCTCCTGCGGTGGCTTGGAATATTTTTGGTGCCACAAGTCAGAATTCAATACTCTATAGCGAAGGAGTGGAATGGGCGGGAATTTGTTTTGCAGTATATAATGCGGTTTGCATCGGCTTTTCTTTTGTTTTGCCCCGTATTGCTCAGAGACTTGGTCGTCCCGTAACTCACAGTTTGTGCTTGCTTTGCGGCGGAATTAGTTTGATTTCTCTGTTAATAATTACCAATCAATATTTGCTACTCCTAGCAATGGTGGGTTTAGGAATAGCATGGTCTAGTGCTTTGATTATGCCTTACGCTATGTTGAGCGGTTCAATTCCACCCCAGCGTCAGGGGATTTACCAGGGAATATTTAATTTTTTTGTTGTACTGCCAGAAATTACAGTTTCTCTGGGTTTTGGGTGGGTTATGCAGCATTTTCTCCATGAGAATCGTCTTTTAGCTGTGGTCATCGGTGGAGTATTTTTGGTCATCGCGGCGGGGTTAACTTTATTAGTTCAATCTAGCCCCGTTGATAATTTGACAATCGAGATGAAAAACTTAGAGACTCAAGAAGAAAGAGCTTCTAAACTGGCAGAAAGTAATGCAGCAAATGAGCAAAAAACATCATGA
- a CDS encoding SufS family cysteine desulfurase → MTLTQEKTLGEFPTESSLAHRVRKDFPILHQEVNGNPLIYFDSAASSQKPQAVLDVLQNYYQQDNANVHRGAHTLSGRATDAYEGARDKVTQFINAASREEIVFTRNASEAINLVAYSWGLANLKPGDEIILSVMEHHSNIVPWQLIAQKTGAVIKYVELTPTEEFDFTQYQSLLSAQTKLVSVVHVSNTLGVINPIEEITQAAHQYGAKVLIDACQSVPHMPVDVQAINCDWLVASGHKMCATTGIGFLYGKKEILLAMPPFMGGGEMIDEVFLDHSTYGELPHKFEAGTPAIGEAIALGAAVDYLTNIGMDQIHTYEEELTAYLFQKLETIPGLRIYGKKPTDKGKGRAALAAFNVEGIHASDLATLLDHEGIAIRSGHHCTQPLHRIFKASGSARASLYFYNTREEIDTFVEALKSTIEFFQSMNE, encoded by the coding sequence ATGACTTTAACCCAGGAAAAAACTTTAGGCGAATTCCCGACCGAAAGTAGCTTAGCCCATCGCGTCAGAAAAGACTTCCCCATCTTACATCAGGAAGTAAATGGCAATCCCCTAATATATTTTGATAGTGCTGCCAGTTCTCAAAAACCTCAAGCAGTTTTAGATGTGCTGCAAAACTACTATCAACAAGATAATGCCAATGTTCATCGGGGTGCTCATACCCTTAGTGGCAGGGCTACCGATGCCTACGAAGGGGCGAGGGACAAAGTTACTCAATTTATTAACGCTGCTTCCCGTGAAGAGATTGTTTTTACCCGTAACGCCAGTGAAGCAATTAACTTAGTAGCTTATAGTTGGGGATTAGCTAACCTTAAACCTGGGGATGAAATTATTCTTTCGGTAATGGAACACCATAGCAATATTGTTCCTTGGCAGTTGATTGCCCAAAAAACCGGTGCAGTAATTAAGTATGTTGAACTAACTCCTACTGAAGAGTTTGATTTTACTCAGTATCAATCTCTACTGTCCGCTCAAACTAAGCTCGTTTCTGTAGTTCATGTTTCTAACACTCTCGGAGTAATTAATCCCATAGAAGAAATTACTCAAGCAGCTCATCAGTATGGAGCTAAGGTATTAATCGATGCCTGTCAGAGTGTCCCTCATATGCCTGTTGATGTCCAAGCAATAAACTGCGATTGGCTAGTAGCCTCAGGACATAAAATGTGTGCTACTACGGGGATTGGCTTCCTTTACGGCAAAAAAGAAATTTTGTTAGCAATGCCACCTTTTATGGGTGGAGGCGAAATGATTGATGAGGTATTTTTAGACCATTCTACTTACGGTGAATTACCTCATAAATTTGAAGCGGGAACTCCTGCGATCGGCGAAGCGATCGCCCTTGGGGCAGCAGTGGACTATCTGACTAATATTGGCATGGATCAGATTCATACCTATGAAGAAGAATTAACTGCCTATTTGTTCCAGAAGCTAGAAACTATTCCTGGTCTCAGAATTTACGGTAAAAAACCCACTGACAAAGGGAAAGGGAGAGCAGCTTTAGCAGCTTTTAACGTCGAAGGTATCCATGCCAGCGATTTAGCTACTCTATTAGATCATGAAGGGATTGCCATTCGTTCTGGTCATCATTGTACTCAACCCTTACACCGTATCTTTAAAGCTTCTGGTAGTGCCAGAGCAAGTCTATATTTCTACAACACCCGTGAAGAAATTGATACCTTTGTAGAAGCTTTGAAAAGTACTATTGAGTTTTTTCAGAGTATGAACGAATAA
- a CDS encoding class I SAM-dependent methyltransferase, translated as MTVTATQPQLGLSSRLVNGVLAIKPLASFAKNRARNMMIKRAEAIGVPWRENVQRLSDRNWDAELTAVENRELKYPDYYTTSFHAYEEGNLSWKAAWEVESAAYAVHAKIWSTGDPSGDPMLRQSYHQVMEQKLDITPATILDLGCGVGMSTFALQEIYPQAQVTGLDLSPYFLAVAQYRGQQNQKNINWVHAAAESTGLADASFDLVSACLMFHELPATAAQDIITEARRLLRPGGYLAIMDMNPQSEIFLKMPPYILTLLKSTEPYLDQYFALDMKQVFSQAGLTIPSITVNSPRHRTIIAQAD; from the coding sequence ATGACTGTTACTGCAACTCAACCTCAGCTTGGATTGTCTTCCCGTTTGGTAAACGGAGTTTTAGCAATCAAACCCTTAGCCAGCTTTGCCAAAAACCGCGCCCGCAACATGATGATTAAGCGAGCTGAAGCGATCGGTGTACCCTGGCGAGAAAATGTACAACGATTAAGCGATCGCAATTGGGATGCAGAATTAACCGCAGTTGAGAATCGAGAACTCAAATATCCCGACTACTACACCACTTCTTTTCATGCCTACGAAGAGGGAAATCTGAGCTGGAAAGCAGCTTGGGAAGTAGAATCTGCTGCTTATGCAGTCCATGCCAAAATTTGGTCTACAGGAGATCCTAGTGGCGATCCGATGCTACGGCAAAGCTACCATCAAGTTATGGAACAGAAATTAGACATCACCCCCGCAACAATTCTCGATTTGGGTTGTGGTGTTGGGATGAGTACCTTTGCTTTACAAGAAATTTATCCCCAAGCCCAAGTTACGGGACTTGATTTGTCCCCTTACTTTTTGGCGGTAGCTCAATATCGGGGGCAACAAAATCAAAAAAATATTAATTGGGTTCATGCTGCTGCTGAATCGACAGGATTAGCTGATGCTAGCTTCGATTTGGTTTCTGCTTGCTTAATGTTTCACGAATTACCTGCCACCGCCGCTCAAGACATTATTACTGAAGCTCGACGTTTGTTACGTCCTGGTGGTTATCTTGCCATTATGGACATGAATCCCCAGTCGGAAATTTTTCTGAAGATGCCACCCTACATCCTAACTCTACTCAAAAGCACTGAACCTTATCTAGATCAATACTTTGCGTTGGATATGAAACAAGTATTTTCACAAGCAGGTTTGACGATTCCCAGTATTACTGTCAATAGTCCCAGACACAGAACAATTATTGCTCAGGCAGATTAA
- a CDS encoding aldo/keto reductase gives MKNTTAVAQTYSIGEDLTVNRLGYGAMRLSGQPGNFGAYPDWEGGEQLLRRAVELGVNFIDTAEAYGAGFNEEIIASALHPYKQDLVIATKGGINKPAPDKILADASPEFLRSGVEGSLQRLKLEQIDLYQLHRPDPKVPFAESIGALKELKDEGKIRHLGLSNVTVEQIEQARQIVPIVSVQNKFSISDRSMENVLDYCTKNDIAFIPHGSLDAHPLKQGAPLANAEGIIADIAQSKGVKPNQIALAWLLHRAPNIILIPGTTTIAHLEENMAAADITLTLKQIEALNH, from the coding sequence ATGAAAAACACAACAGCAGTAGCTCAAACTTACAGTATCGGCGAAGACTTAACAGTTAATCGCCTTGGTTATGGCGCAATGCGTCTTTCAGGACAACCAGGAAACTTTGGAGCTTATCCTGACTGGGAGGGAGGAGAACAGCTTTTACGTCGTGCAGTTGAGCTAGGAGTAAACTTTATCGATACCGCAGAAGCATATGGTGCAGGATTCAATGAAGAAATCATTGCTTCAGCTTTGCATCCATATAAACAAGACCTGGTTATTGCTACTAAGGGCGGAATAAACAAACCCGCACCAGATAAAATTCTAGCTGATGCTTCACCAGAATTTCTGCGGAGTGGTGTAGAAGGCAGCCTACAAAGGCTAAAACTGGAACAAATCGATCTATATCAATTACATCGTCCAGACCCGAAAGTTCCCTTTGCTGAGTCTATAGGAGCATTAAAAGAACTAAAAGATGAAGGGAAAATTCGTCATCTCGGTCTATCCAACGTAACTGTAGAACAGATTGAACAGGCGCGTCAGATAGTGCCAATTGTGTCAGTGCAGAATAAATTTAGTATCAGCGATCGCTCGATGGAGAATGTCTTAGATTACTGTACCAAAAACGATATCGCTTTTATTCCTCATGGTTCATTAGACGCACATCCCCTAAAACAAGGCGCACCTCTAGCCAATGCAGAGGGAATCATAGCAGATATTGCTCAGAGTAAAGGTGTCAAACCTAATCAAATTGCTTTGGCATGGTTACTTCATCGCGCGCCAAATATCATTTTAATTCCAGGAACTACAACTATTGCTCACTTAGAGGAAAATATGGCTGCTGCCGATATTACTCTTACTTTAAAACAGATAGAGGCTTTAAACCATTAA
- a CDS encoding HAMP domain-containing sensor histidine kinase, whose translation MSKDLGKTLLARTDTIVDSWIKTIQKDVDIESSKGMTYQAVRNSIPLVVEALATLLSQALTNQPQKLEDKGWEHGIMRAEQGYDVAEIVREYSLLRKIIFTILKPDLLVKSGDEILKAIELVDSLIDRVISLSLESYLETQLQELEQVRGQLLLTNQELTRLVATQKEDISHLAHELKSPLNSIMGFSTLLLQQQQKVTQGKDTSLSLQLTEKVITNSRQLLRLINDILEISRYETGKIQLNLQSTDLRSLIRVITETLEISTIQKNLEIILNCDLAPEQIRTDPLKLQQIITNLLSNAIRYTDSGTITITCLTDNNDQWSLIVTDTGVGIDPEAQTQVFEPYYRASSKGSYSPHSTGLGLAIVDKLVKLLQGEIDLVSQPGEGSTFTVTFPTTITDKETEN comes from the coding sequence GTGAGCAAAGATCTTGGCAAAACTCTATTGGCTAGAACCGATACTATAGTCGACAGTTGGATTAAAACTATTCAGAAGGATGTTGATATAGAGAGTTCTAAAGGGATGACATACCAGGCTGTACGTAATAGTATTCCTTTAGTTGTAGAAGCTCTCGCTACTTTGCTTTCTCAAGCATTAACCAATCAACCACAAAAGCTAGAAGATAAAGGTTGGGAACATGGAATTATGAGAGCCGAACAAGGCTATGATGTAGCTGAGATCGTGCGAGAATATAGTTTATTACGCAAAATTATTTTTACGATCTTAAAACCAGATTTGCTGGTTAAATCTGGGGATGAAATACTGAAAGCAATCGAACTTGTTGATTCATTAATAGATCGCGTCATTTCTCTATCTCTAGAAAGTTATCTTGAAACCCAATTACAAGAACTCGAACAAGTACGGGGTCAACTATTGCTTACCAACCAAGAATTGACTCGTCTGGTAGCAACGCAAAAAGAAGATATTTCTCATTTGGCACACGAATTAAAGTCTCCTCTTAATTCAATCATGGGTTTTTCTACCCTGCTATTACAACAACAGCAAAAAGTTACTCAAGGCAAAGATACATCTTTGAGTCTACAACTTACCGAAAAGGTAATTACAAATAGCAGACAACTACTGCGTTTAATTAACGATATTCTCGAAATTTCTCGCTACGAAACCGGAAAAATACAATTAAATTTGCAATCAACTGACTTGCGATCGCTTATTCGAGTGATCACAGAAACTTTAGAAATTTCTACTATTCAGAAAAACTTAGAAATAATCTTAAACTGCGATCTCGCTCCCGAACAAATACGCACCGATCCTCTAAAATTACAGCAAATTATTACTAATTTGCTTAGCAACGCTATTCGTTATACCGATTCAGGAACTATTACGATAACCTGTCTTACCGACAACAATGACCAATGGTCACTTATTGTTACCGATACTGGAGTTGGTATAGATCCCGAAGCTCAGACCCAAGTTTTTGAACCTTATTATCGAGCTAGCTCGAAAGGCAGCTACTCTCCTCATAGTACTGGTTTGGGATTAGCTATTGTGGACAAGTTAGTCAAACTACTTCAGGGTGAAATAGACTTAGTTTCCCAACCCGGAGAGGGTTCTACTTTTACCGTAACTTTTCCGACAACGATTACAGACAAGGAAACAGAAAATTAG